Proteins encoded by one window of Musa acuminata AAA Group cultivar baxijiao chromosome BXJ2-9, Cavendish_Baxijiao_AAA, whole genome shotgun sequence:
- the LOC135622674 gene encoding protein SPIRAL1-like 3 isoform X1 yields MGELVKSSMGRGVSSGGGQSSLGYLFGSGEAPKSTGETAAPAQKSPSPLPVDNKKQIPAGIQGNLANNYHRADGQNCGNFITDRPSTKVQAAPGGGSSLGYLFGGGGN; encoded by the exons ATGGGGGAG CTTGTCAAGTCAAGCATGGGTCGTGGAGTAAGCAGTGGAGGTGGTCAGAGTTCTTTGGGCTACCTATTTGGTAGTGGTGAGGCTCCCAAATCTACTGGAGAGACTGCTGCACCAGCTCAGAAATCACCTTCACCACTACCAGTTGACAACAAGAAGCAAATCCCTGCAGGTATTCAAGGGAACCTTGCAAATAACTACCACCGTGCAGATGGGCAGAATTGTGGAAATTTCATCACG GATCGACCTTCAACGAAGGTGCAAGCTGCTCCTGGTGGTGGTTCTTCCCTAGGTTACCTTTTCGGTGGTGGCGGCAACTGA
- the LOC103997144 gene encoding glycine-rich RNA-binding protein 2, mitochondrial: protein MALASKLGNLLKQAVTSNPSLYQAIRCMSSSKVFVGGLSYGTDDQSLRESFTGFGEVVEARVIVDRDTGRSRGFGFVTFTSGEEASAAISGMDGKDLHGRIVRVNYATDRTGGFRGGGGYGGGGSGYGGSGGGYSGGGGYGGNTGGYGSVGGSFGGYGGGSGGENYPTAGGTGGSSSSYVSGASGNNFGSSGGFYSDNATTQSNSNFSGRDGSYGNDNQDDLLEDNFKDADDEPEDYAKRG, encoded by the exons ATGGCTCTTGCCAGTAAACTTGGAAATCTTCTAAAGCAAGCTGTAACTTCCAATCCATCTCTGTATCAAGCAATAAGATGCATGTCATCCTCAAAAGTCTTTGTGGGAG GGCTATCTTATGGCACTGATGATCAGAGTTTGAGAGAATCATTCACTGGTTTTGGTGAAGTTGTTGAAG CTAGAGTTATCGTGGATCGTGATACTGGTAGGTCTAGAGGTTTTGGCTTCGTGACTTTCACTTCAGGCGAAGAGGCATCTGCTGCCATTAGTGGCATGGATGGGAAG GATCTTCATGGCAGGATAGTAAGAGTTAACTATGCTACTGATAGGACTGGTGGTTTTCGTGGTGGTGGTGGCTATGGTGGCGGTGGCAGTGGCTAtggtggcagcggtggtggctataGTGGTGGAGGGGGTTATGGAGGTAATACCGGAGGCTATGGAAGTGTCGGAGGAAGCTTTGGAGGTTATGGTGGCGGCAGTGGTGGTGAGAATTACCCTACTGCTGGGGGCactggcggcagcagcagcagctatgtCAGTGGTGCCTCAGGTAATAACTTTGGCAGCAGTGGTGGCTTCTACAGCGATAATGCCACCACCCAATCCAACAGCAATTTCAGTGGCAGAGATGGCTCCTATGGTAACGACAATCAGGATGATCTCTTGGAAGACAATTTTAAGGATGCCGACGATGAACCTGAGGACTATGCCAAGCGAGGGTGA
- the LOC135622674 gene encoding protein SPIRAL1-like 3 isoform X2 produces MGRGVSSGGGQSSLGYLFGSGEAPKSTGETAAPAQKSPSPLPVDNKKQIPAGIQGNLANNYHRADGQNCGNFITDRPSTKVQAAPGGGSSLGYLFGGGGN; encoded by the exons ATGGGTCGTGGAGTAAGCAGTGGAGGTGGTCAGAGTTCTTTGGGCTACCTATTTGGTAGTGGTGAGGCTCCCAAATCTACTGGAGAGACTGCTGCACCAGCTCAGAAATCACCTTCACCACTACCAGTTGACAACAAGAAGCAAATCCCTGCAGGTATTCAAGGGAACCTTGCAAATAACTACCACCGTGCAGATGGGCAGAATTGTGGAAATTTCATCACG GATCGACCTTCAACGAAGGTGCAAGCTGCTCCTGGTGGTGGTTCTTCCCTAGGTTACCTTTTCGGTGGTGGCGGCAACTGA
- the LOC135622674 gene encoding protein SPIRAL1-like 3 isoform X3 — translation MGELVKSSMGRGVSSGGGQSSLGYLFGSGEAPKSTGETAAPAQKSPSPLPVDNKKQIPAGIQGNLANNYHRADGQNCGNFITADFVSNQLFLSLQT, via the exons ATGGGGGAG CTTGTCAAGTCAAGCATGGGTCGTGGAGTAAGCAGTGGAGGTGGTCAGAGTTCTTTGGGCTACCTATTTGGTAGTGGTGAGGCTCCCAAATCTACTGGAGAGACTGCTGCACCAGCTCAGAAATCACCTTCACCACTACCAGTTGACAACAAGAAGCAAATCCCTGCAGGTATTCAAGGGAACCTTGCAAATAACTACCACCGTGCAGATGGGCAGAATTGTGGAAATTTCATCACG GCAGACTTCGTGTCAAACCAGCTTTTCCTGTCTTTGCAAACATAA
- the LOC103997295 gene encoding respiratory burst oxidase homolog protein F-like isoform X2, whose translation MVALQESHSIFVKEDGGSLFWNADTAPTTPLSPVNSERMEILVHSNSTPLHLQTRVNTWSSPISHSSEADEELSPTLQVHVNCQNEPHCTRFSSPYSLLSPVQSPPVDIKLNFKASPSCPRSNLDIQRSCFSPFLFVGASPSAPIEPQENGQTRLLPVHANETEFVEQDENGRLWWTEVDELHDERNSMGSHGAASDLTQPMGGRSPRLHLSTEPCLLPQIRFALETNGSNLQGEITVEEIEKAIMSSALMNKISLSHEEAEECAQLIVEELDAGHGAFESLKQEDNLAKTSAHTGWSPSRPTSSSGGLTMSRIDLFLRTHWRRAWVVLLWLAACMALFAWKFVQYRHRLAFDVMGYCLCTAKGAAETLKLNMALVLLPVCRNTMTWLRRSRRINSVVPFNDTINFHKLVAGGIVIGIILHGGTHLTCDFPRIANADRLVFRQTIAYCFQYRQPSYVQIVLTTEGATGIAMVVLMIVAFLLATRPSRRSPASLPRPIGRWAGFNAFWYSHHLLILVYVLLVIHSMFLFLTHDVTEKTTWMYIAIPVLIYAGERMFRTIRSEIYNVEVVKATIYPGKVLSLKLMKPAGFTFRSGMHIYVQCPEISRFEWHPFSLTSAPGDDHLGLHIRSLGDWSCQIYSLFQEALLSGKPDLPHVSIDGPYGAASQDHAKYKIILLVGLGIGATPFISILKDIANGLRRPPPPEDNVGDANGRRTGSGPEKAYFYWVTREQGSFEWFRDIMKEVSVLNKKQGLIEMHNYLTSVFEEGDKRSALVRAVQALHFMKSGVDIISKTPVRTKFARPNWSRVLSRLAGRHGGKRIGVFYCGPAALGRDLERLCHEMSIKTSTRFVFHKEHY comes from the exons TCTCACTCCTCGGAGGCTGATGAGGAACTTTCTCCCACTCTTCAAGTGCATGTCAATTGCCAGAATGAGCCACATTGCACTCGCTTCTCTTCTCCTTACAGCCTGCTCTCTCCAGTCCAAAGTCCGCCCGTGGATATCAAGCTCAACTTCAAAGCTAGTCCTTCCTGTCCTCGGAGCAACCTCGACATCCAACGCTCTTGCTTCTCTCCATTTCTCTTTGTCGGTGCCAGCCCCTCTGCTCCAATTGAGCCACAGGAGAATGGGCAGACGAGGCTGCTACCGGTCCATGCAAACGAGACAGAGTTCGTCGAACAGGACGAGAACGGAAGGTTGTGGTGGACGGAAGTGGACGAGCTGCATGATGAACGCA ATAGTATGGGAAGTCATGGAGCTGCAAGCGATCTCACGCAACCAATGGGCGGGAGAAGTCCCAGGCTCCACCTTTCCACCGAACCCTGTCTCCTTCCTCAGATTAGATTCGCCCTCGAAAC GAACGGGAGCAACCTGCAAGGGGAGATCACAGTAGAGGAGATCGAGAAG GCAATCATGTCGAGCGCACTGATGAACAAGATCTCCTTGTCCCACGAAGAGGCGGAAGAGTGTGCGCAGCTGATCGTCGAAGAGCTTGACGCCGGCCATGGAGCTTTCGAG TCGCTTAAACAAGAAGACAACTTGGCCAAGACTTCCGCGCACACAGGCTGGTCGCCATCGAGGCCGACGAGCTCTTCCGGCGGCCTGACCATGTCGCGGATCGACCTCTTCCTCCGAACGCACTGGAGAAGAGCTTGGGTGGTTCTGCTCTGGCTCGCCGCCTGCATGGCGCTGTTCGCTTGGAAATTCGTGCAGTACCGCCACCGGCTGGCCTTTGACGTCATGGGGTACTGCTTGTGCACCGCCAAGGGCGCTGCCGAGACGCTCAAGCTCAACATGGCCCTCGTTCTCCTCCCCGTGTGCCGTAACACCATGACGTGGCTTCGCAGAAGTCGTCGGATCAACTCGGTCGTACCTTTCAATGACACCATCAATTTCCACAAG CTGGTTGCAGGTGGGATAGTGATCGGCATCATCCTCCATGGCGGCACACACCTCACCTGTGACTTCCCTAGGATTGCCAACGCCGACAGATTGGTCTTCCGGCAAACCATCGCCTACTGCTTCCAGTATCGCCAGCCATCCTACGTGCAGATCGTGCTCACGACCGAGGGCGCCACCGGGATCGCCATGGTGGTCCTCATGATCGTTGCGTTCTTGCTCGCGACACGGCCATCGAGAAGGAGCCCGGCGTCGTTGCCGAGGCCGATCGGCCGGTGGGCGGGCTTCAATGCCTTCTGGTACTCGCACCACCTGTTGATCCTGGTCTACGTGCTGCTCGTAATACACTCCATGTTCCTGTTTCTGACACACGATGTGACCGAGAAGACG ACATGGATGTATATTGCGATCCCGGTCCTAATCTACGCCGGGGAGCGAATGTTTCGGACGATAAGATCAGAGATCTACAATGTCGAAGTCGTAAAA GCAACAATCTACCCCGGCAAGGTGTTGTCTTTGAAGCTGATGAAGCCTGCAGGATTCACATTTCGCAGTGGCATGCACATATATGTTCAGTGCCCTGAGATTTCCAGATTTGAATG GCATCCATTTTCTCTTACCTCTGCACCAGGAGATGATCATTTGGGCTTGCACATAAGATCGCTTGGAGACTGGAGCTGCCAAATCTACAGCCTTTTCCAAGAG GCATTGCTCTCCGGTAAGCCGGATCTGCCACACGTATCCATTGATGGCCCCTACGGCGCAGCTTCTCAGGACCACGCAAAGTACAAGATCatcttgctcgtcgggctcggcaTCGGCGCGACGCCATTCATCAGCATCCTCAAAGACATCGCCAATGGTCTGCGCAGGCCGCCGCCGCCAGAAGACAAT GTGGGAGATGCCAATGGTCGAAGGACCGGGAGCGGCCCCGAGAAAGCTTACTTCTACTGGGTCACGAGAGAGCAGGGCTCCTTCGAGTGGTTCAGGGACATCATGAAGGAGGTCTCAGTGTTGAACAAGAAGCAG GGGCTGATAGAAATGCACAACTACCTGACGAGTGTGTTCGAGGAAGGGGATAAGAGATCGGCGCTGGTGAGAGCAGTACAAGCCCTCCATTTCATGAAGAGTGGCGTAGACATCATCTCCAAGACGCCG GTGAGGACGAAGTTTGCCAGGCCAAATTGGTCCAGGGTCCTCTCTAGATTGGCTGGTAGACATGGAGGAAAGAGGATAG GGGTTTTCTACTGTGGACCAGCAGCTCTGGGAAGAGACTTGGAAAGATTGTGTCATGAGATGAGCATCAAGACCTCCACCAGATTTGTGTTCCACAAGGAACATTATTAG
- the LOC135622675 gene encoding ninja-family protein AFP3-like: MEAEAAEGELERPSSAIESFPRDLLHRLSGNNFSSEQAEALGGESDEVELNLSLGLSLAGCFGVDPEGKKLVRSSSIASFSSLPREHDFFTVTPSLVRASSLPTESEEERRKRKESQGLRRLEAKRKRLEKRSSIKSGALKDEGGKSLSAAMSVDGRLSLPIGTQFSGVFDVVIPPRPPAWAAGPNSTVAQGSVGSQGSSSFSVSEVESQTPARGEEDPLKKVADATADASLGRNMMEDMPCVSTRGDGPNGRRIEGLLYRYKKGEDVRIVCVCHGSFLTPAEFVKHAGGGDVAHPLRHIVVNPSPPALL; encoded by the exons ATGGAAGCAGAGGCAGCGGAGGGGGAACTGGAGCGCCCGTCGTCGGCTATCGAGAGCTTCCCGAGAGATTTGCTCCATAGATTGTCCGGAAACAACTTCTCCAGTGAGCAAGCGGAGGCGCTGGGCGGGGAGTCCGATGAGGTCGAGCTCAATCTCTCCCTCGGCCTCTCCCTCGCCGGATGCTTCGGGGTGGATCCGGAGGGGAAGAAGCTGGTTCGGTCGTCGTCGATCGCGTCCTTCTCGTCGCTGCCGAGGGAGCACGACTTCTTCACGGTGACGCCATCCCTCGTGAGAGCGAGCTCGTTGCCAACGGAATCggaggaagagaggaggaagaggaaggaatcgcAGGGCTTGAGAAGGTTGGAGGCGAAGAGGAAGAGGCTGGAGAAGAGGAGTTCGATCAAATCGGGTGCTCTGAAAGATGAGGGAGGGAAGAGTTTGTCGGCAGCCATGTCAGTCGACGGCCGCCTCAGCCTTCCCATCGGAACCCAGTTCAGTGGGGTGTTCGACGTAGTCATTCCTCCAAGGCCACCGGCGTGGGCAGCGGGGCCTAACAGCACAGTGGCGCAGGGGTCAGTTGGATCGCAGGGCAGCAGCTCCTTCAGTGTGTCCGAGGTCGAGAGCCAGACGCCGGCTCGAG GAGAGGAAGATCCTCTGAAGAAGGTTGCAGATGCAACCGCCGACGCAAGTCTGGGGAGGAACATGATGGAAGACATGCCCTGTGTCTCCACCAGGGGAGATGGTCCCAATGGAAGAAGAATTGAGGGCCTCCTCTACAGATATAAGAAGGGAGAAGATGTAAGAATAGTGTGCGTCTGCCATGGCAGCTTCCTCACCCCGGCTGAGTTCGTCAAGCATGCGGGTGGCGGTGATGTCGCCCACCCCCTGCGGCACATCGTCGTCAATCCTTCTCCACCAGCCTTGTTGTAG
- the LOC103997295 gene encoding respiratory burst oxidase homolog protein F-like isoform X1 yields the protein MVALQESHSIFVKEDGGSLFWNADTAPTTPLSPVNSERMEILVHSNSTPLHLQTRVNTWSSPISHSSEADEELSPTLQVHVNCQNEPHCTRFSSPYSLLSPVQSPPVDIKLNFKASPSCPRSNLDIQRSCFSPFLFVGASPSAPIEPQENGQTRLLPVHANETEFVEQDENGRLWWTEVDELHDERSMFSGICGDLETSSFLVLPSLLFADSMGSHGAASDLTQPMGGRSPRLHLSTEPCLLPQIRFALETNGSNLQGEITVEEIEKAIMSSALMNKISLSHEEAEECAQLIVEELDAGHGAFESLKQEDNLAKTSAHTGWSPSRPTSSSGGLTMSRIDLFLRTHWRRAWVVLLWLAACMALFAWKFVQYRHRLAFDVMGYCLCTAKGAAETLKLNMALVLLPVCRNTMTWLRRSRRINSVVPFNDTINFHKLVAGGIVIGIILHGGTHLTCDFPRIANADRLVFRQTIAYCFQYRQPSYVQIVLTTEGATGIAMVVLMIVAFLLATRPSRRSPASLPRPIGRWAGFNAFWYSHHLLILVYVLLVIHSMFLFLTHDVTEKTTWMYIAIPVLIYAGERMFRTIRSEIYNVEVVKATIYPGKVLSLKLMKPAGFTFRSGMHIYVQCPEISRFEWHPFSLTSAPGDDHLGLHIRSLGDWSCQIYSLFQEALLSGKPDLPHVSIDGPYGAASQDHAKYKIILLVGLGIGATPFISILKDIANGLRRPPPPEDNVGDANGRRTGSGPEKAYFYWVTREQGSFEWFRDIMKEVSVLNKKQGLIEMHNYLTSVFEEGDKRSALVRAVQALHFMKSGVDIISKTPVRTKFARPNWSRVLSRLAGRHGGKRIGVFYCGPAALGRDLERLCHEMSIKTSTRFVFHKEHY from the exons TCTCACTCCTCGGAGGCTGATGAGGAACTTTCTCCCACTCTTCAAGTGCATGTCAATTGCCAGAATGAGCCACATTGCACTCGCTTCTCTTCTCCTTACAGCCTGCTCTCTCCAGTCCAAAGTCCGCCCGTGGATATCAAGCTCAACTTCAAAGCTAGTCCTTCCTGTCCTCGGAGCAACCTCGACATCCAACGCTCTTGCTTCTCTCCATTTCTCTTTGTCGGTGCCAGCCCCTCTGCTCCAATTGAGCCACAGGAGAATGGGCAGACGAGGCTGCTACCGGTCCATGCAAACGAGACAGAGTTCGTCGAACAGGACGAGAACGGAAGGTTGTGGTGGACGGAAGTGGACGAGCTGCATGATGAACGCAGTATGTTTTCTGGGATCTGTGGTGATCTTGAAACTTCATCGTTCCTTGTTCTTCCATCTCTTCTCTTTGCAGATAGTATGGGAAGTCATGGAGCTGCAAGCGATCTCACGCAACCAATGGGCGGGAGAAGTCCCAGGCTCCACCTTTCCACCGAACCCTGTCTCCTTCCTCAGATTAGATTCGCCCTCGAAAC GAACGGGAGCAACCTGCAAGGGGAGATCACAGTAGAGGAGATCGAGAAG GCAATCATGTCGAGCGCACTGATGAACAAGATCTCCTTGTCCCACGAAGAGGCGGAAGAGTGTGCGCAGCTGATCGTCGAAGAGCTTGACGCCGGCCATGGAGCTTTCGAG TCGCTTAAACAAGAAGACAACTTGGCCAAGACTTCCGCGCACACAGGCTGGTCGCCATCGAGGCCGACGAGCTCTTCCGGCGGCCTGACCATGTCGCGGATCGACCTCTTCCTCCGAACGCACTGGAGAAGAGCTTGGGTGGTTCTGCTCTGGCTCGCCGCCTGCATGGCGCTGTTCGCTTGGAAATTCGTGCAGTACCGCCACCGGCTGGCCTTTGACGTCATGGGGTACTGCTTGTGCACCGCCAAGGGCGCTGCCGAGACGCTCAAGCTCAACATGGCCCTCGTTCTCCTCCCCGTGTGCCGTAACACCATGACGTGGCTTCGCAGAAGTCGTCGGATCAACTCGGTCGTACCTTTCAATGACACCATCAATTTCCACAAG CTGGTTGCAGGTGGGATAGTGATCGGCATCATCCTCCATGGCGGCACACACCTCACCTGTGACTTCCCTAGGATTGCCAACGCCGACAGATTGGTCTTCCGGCAAACCATCGCCTACTGCTTCCAGTATCGCCAGCCATCCTACGTGCAGATCGTGCTCACGACCGAGGGCGCCACCGGGATCGCCATGGTGGTCCTCATGATCGTTGCGTTCTTGCTCGCGACACGGCCATCGAGAAGGAGCCCGGCGTCGTTGCCGAGGCCGATCGGCCGGTGGGCGGGCTTCAATGCCTTCTGGTACTCGCACCACCTGTTGATCCTGGTCTACGTGCTGCTCGTAATACACTCCATGTTCCTGTTTCTGACACACGATGTGACCGAGAAGACG ACATGGATGTATATTGCGATCCCGGTCCTAATCTACGCCGGGGAGCGAATGTTTCGGACGATAAGATCAGAGATCTACAATGTCGAAGTCGTAAAA GCAACAATCTACCCCGGCAAGGTGTTGTCTTTGAAGCTGATGAAGCCTGCAGGATTCACATTTCGCAGTGGCATGCACATATATGTTCAGTGCCCTGAGATTTCCAGATTTGAATG GCATCCATTTTCTCTTACCTCTGCACCAGGAGATGATCATTTGGGCTTGCACATAAGATCGCTTGGAGACTGGAGCTGCCAAATCTACAGCCTTTTCCAAGAG GCATTGCTCTCCGGTAAGCCGGATCTGCCACACGTATCCATTGATGGCCCCTACGGCGCAGCTTCTCAGGACCACGCAAAGTACAAGATCatcttgctcgtcgggctcggcaTCGGCGCGACGCCATTCATCAGCATCCTCAAAGACATCGCCAATGGTCTGCGCAGGCCGCCGCCGCCAGAAGACAAT GTGGGAGATGCCAATGGTCGAAGGACCGGGAGCGGCCCCGAGAAAGCTTACTTCTACTGGGTCACGAGAGAGCAGGGCTCCTTCGAGTGGTTCAGGGACATCATGAAGGAGGTCTCAGTGTTGAACAAGAAGCAG GGGCTGATAGAAATGCACAACTACCTGACGAGTGTGTTCGAGGAAGGGGATAAGAGATCGGCGCTGGTGAGAGCAGTACAAGCCCTCCATTTCATGAAGAGTGGCGTAGACATCATCTCCAAGACGCCG GTGAGGACGAAGTTTGCCAGGCCAAATTGGTCCAGGGTCCTCTCTAGATTGGCTGGTAGACATGGAGGAAAGAGGATAG GGGTTTTCTACTGTGGACCAGCAGCTCTGGGAAGAGACTTGGAAAGATTGTGTCATGAGATGAGCATCAAGACCTCCACCAGATTTGTGTTCCACAAGGAACATTATTAG